The following coding sequences lie in one Megalodesulfovibrio gigas DSM 1382 = ATCC 19364 genomic window:
- a CDS encoding DUF3426 domain-containing protein gives MLALAMLLALAVLPGCFGASANAGDASRQPVESNGGAPAASAGGDYVQMAAGPTGLPDLDKRFKLQGVRQYYVKNERLGSMLVVEGRVVNAGREPVDLVEVEATLFGAGGAVLMVKRGMAGVTLALSQLETFLEADIEALLNDEAGILTTNRNVAGGDSVPFMVVFFNPPEGVTEFAVKVADAQPAEA, from the coding sequence ATGCTGGCTTTGGCCATGCTCCTGGCGCTGGCCGTGTTGCCCGGCTGTTTTGGAGCCAGCGCCAACGCCGGGGACGCCTCCCGCCAGCCGGTCGAGAGCAACGGCGGAGCCCCGGCTGCCAGCGCCGGAGGGGACTATGTGCAGATGGCCGCCGGCCCCACGGGGCTGCCGGATCTGGACAAGCGCTTCAAGCTCCAGGGCGTGCGCCAGTATTACGTCAAAAACGAGCGGCTGGGCTCCATGCTGGTGGTGGAGGGCCGGGTGGTCAATGCCGGCAGGGAGCCGGTGGATCTGGTGGAAGTGGAGGCCACGCTGTTTGGCGCGGGCGGTGCGGTGCTCATGGTCAAGCGGGGCATGGCCGGCGTGACGTTGGCGCTCTCCCAGCTGGAAACCTTCCTGGAAGCGGACATCGAAGCCCTGCTCAACGACGAGGCCGGCATCCTGACCACCAACCGCAATGTGGCCGGCGGCGATTCCGTGCCGTTCATGGTGGTCTTTTTCAATCCGCCGGAAGGCGTGACGGAGTTTGCCGTCAAGGTGGCGGACGCCCAGCCTGCGGAAGCCTAG
- a CDS encoding nitroreductase family protein gives MSSLYQEVRTIVDEERCIGCGLCVRVCPSRTLRMVDGKAKPTGRTSIQCGHCQAVCPTGAVQVTTLDPRTYEFATFSASSEWSGFGKDDPGVLARLMASRRSCRNFKDAPVSRDMLEDLVKLGIAAPSGTNSQRWTFTLLPTRAAVARHVEDVAGYFNALNKKAEKRWLRLGLRLLGQPELEQYYRSYYRAVARAYRDWQEHGIDRLFHSAPAAILVGCAPGASCPAEDALLATQNMLLGAHAMGLGTCLIGYAVAAMRRDPTIQQRLGVPGEECIYAVIALGWPDERYQHVALRRMPIIRVAGD, from the coding sequence ATGTCGAGTCTGTATCAGGAAGTCCGCACCATTGTGGACGAGGAACGCTGCATCGGCTGCGGCCTGTGCGTGCGGGTGTGCCCGTCGCGGACCCTGCGTATGGTGGACGGCAAGGCCAAGCCCACCGGGCGCACGTCCATCCAGTGCGGGCACTGCCAGGCTGTGTGCCCCACGGGCGCGGTGCAGGTGACCACGCTGGACCCGCGCACCTACGAATTTGCCACGTTTTCGGCCTCGTCCGAGTGGTCCGGCTTCGGCAAGGACGATCCCGGCGTCCTGGCGCGACTCATGGCCTCGCGGCGGTCGTGTCGCAACTTCAAAGACGCCCCGGTCTCCCGCGACATGCTGGAGGATCTGGTCAAGCTCGGCATTGCCGCGCCCTCGGGCACCAACTCCCAGCGCTGGACCTTCACCCTGCTGCCCACCCGCGCGGCCGTGGCGCGGCACGTGGAAGACGTGGCCGGCTACTTCAACGCCCTGAACAAAAAGGCGGAAAAGCGCTGGCTGCGCCTGGGCCTGCGTCTGCTGGGCCAGCCGGAGCTGGAGCAGTACTACCGGTCCTATTACCGGGCCGTGGCCCGGGCGTATCGGGACTGGCAGGAGCATGGCATCGACCGGCTGTTCCACAGTGCGCCGGCGGCCATTCTGGTGGGCTGCGCCCCCGGGGCGAGCTGCCCGGCCGAGGATGCCCTGCTGGCCACCCAGAACATGCTGCTGGGCGCGCACGCCATGGGGCTGGGCACCTGCCTCATTGGCTATGCCGTGGCCGCCATGCGGCGGGACCCGACTATCCAGCAGCGGCTGGGCGTGCCGGGCGAGGAATGCATCTATGCCGTCATCGCCTTGGGTTGGCCCGACGAACGCTATCAGCACGTGGCGCTGCGTCGCATGCCGATCATCCGCGTGGCAGGAGATTGA
- a CDS encoding cytochrome c3 family protein: MTKKPLVIGLACCFMLCGIMLPSLQALDVPCKVVITAPEGEDPHPRFGKVEMSHAKHRNVSCVSCHHMFDGCGDFQKCADCHIDRDDRSYERGFYKAWHSESEISCRGCHKAMKAKNEQTGPIGCLQGCHEAAQK; encoded by the coding sequence ATGACCAAGAAGCCCCTCGTCATCGGCCTGGCCTGCTGTTTCATGCTGTGCGGCATCATGCTGCCTTCCTTGCAGGCCCTGGATGTGCCCTGCAAGGTCGTGATCACCGCGCCCGAAGGCGAAGACCCGCATCCTCGCTTCGGCAAAGTGGAGATGAGCCACGCCAAGCACCGCAACGTCTCCTGCGTTTCCTGCCATCACATGTTCGACGGCTGCGGCGACTTCCAGAAGTGCGCCGACTGCCACATCGACCGCGACGATCGCAGCTACGAACGCGGCTTCTACAAGGCCTGGCACAGCGAAAGCGAAATCAGCTGCCGCGGCTGCCACAAGGCCATGAAGGCCAAGAACGAGCAAACCGGCCCCATCGGCTGCCTGCAGGGCTGCCACGAAGCTGCCCAGAAGTAA